In Synechococcus sp. PCC 6312, one genomic interval encodes:
- a CDS encoding transposase: protein MGAQTFAQAVRSHWGIENQRYWVLDVAFSKEHSCMRKDHAPENVALIRHRVLNLFRQDSSTQAGLKSK from the coding sequence TTGGGAGCACAAACTTTTGCCCAAGCGGTGCGTAGCCATTGGGGAATTGAGAATCAACGCTATTGGGTCTTGGATGTGGCCTTTAGCAAAGAGCATTCATGCATGCGCAAAGACCATGCCCCTGAAAATGTTGCTTTGATTCGACATAGAGTTCTTAATCTCTTCCGACAAGATTCCTCGACCCAGGCCGGACTGAAGTCAAAATGA
- a CDS encoding TetR/AcrR family transcriptional regulator: MDRINRKSPGRPRSTQSHQAILKATIELLAEVGFDAMSIDAIATHAGVGKTTIYRRYSGKEELVADAIESLRQDIVIPDTGYLWSDLDELINSAAQITLSPLGRQTVAMIISTASKNSQFAQIYWTKYMQPRRKAFAVVLERAKVRNEVQADLDAGLVFDMMSGIMLHTLVFQPTSESWTEYIRRALNLLLKGAST; encoded by the coding sequence ATGGATAGGATCAATAGAAAATCACCGGGGAGACCTCGTAGCACTCAATCTCATCAAGCGATACTGAAAGCAACCATAGAACTGCTGGCAGAAGTTGGCTTTGATGCAATGAGTATTGATGCCATCGCGACTCATGCAGGTGTAGGCAAAACCACTATCTATCGTCGTTACAGTGGCAAGGAGGAATTAGTTGCAGATGCGATTGAGAGCCTTCGACAAGATATTGTGATTCCTGACACAGGTTATCTCTGGAGTGACCTTGACGAATTAATTAACAGTGCGGCCCAGATCACTCTCAGCCCTCTGGGACGACAGACTGTTGCCATGATTATTAGCACTGCTTCAAAAAATTCTCAGTTTGCACAGATCTACTGGACTAAATATATGCAGCCGCGTCGGAAAGCCTTTGCAGTTGTTCTAGAACGGGCCAAAGTCAGAAATGAGGTTCAGGCAGACTTAGATGCTGGTTTAGTCTTTGACATGATGAGCGGGATTATGCTTCATACATTAGTTTTTCAACCTACCTCGGAATCATGGACAGAATACATCCGTCGCGCTCTAAATCTACTCTTGAAGGGAGCTTCAACCTAA
- a CDS encoding phosphoribosylanthranilate isomerase translates to MLMLKICGLTQALQAIEIAKLGVDALGLICVTRSLRYIDPFRIQEITEKLAAFPNLLTVGVFANAKLETINKTVNISGINTIQLHGQESPEFVTTLRTKFPNHTLIKALGVKDQASLDQAKDYAPLVDILLLDAYHPQQLGGTGQAWDWNLLKDFQPGCPWWLAGGLNPDNVVEAIRLTNPDGIDLSSGVELSPGVKNLTKVQDLIQTLQPFRP, encoded by the coding sequence ATGCTAATGCTCAAAATTTGTGGTCTAACCCAGGCCTTGCAAGCGATAGAAATTGCCAAGTTGGGGGTAGATGCCCTTGGCTTGATTTGTGTGACCCGTTCCCTCCGCTATATTGACCCGTTCAGAATCCAGGAAATTACCGAAAAATTAGCTGCGTTTCCCAACCTATTAACCGTGGGTGTTTTTGCCAATGCGAAACTCGAAACTATTAATAAAACCGTGAATATCTCAGGGATTAACACAATTCAACTCCACGGCCAAGAATCACCTGAATTTGTCACCACTCTCAGAACTAAATTCCCCAATCACACGCTAATCAAAGCCTTAGGAGTTAAAGATCAAGCCAGTTTAGACCAGGCCAAAGATTATGCCCCATTAGTCGATATTTTGCTCCTTGATGCTTATCATCCCCAACAATTAGGGGGAACTGGCCAGGCCTGGGATTGGAATTTGCTTAAGGACTTTCAGCCGGGTTGTCCATGGTGGTTGGCGGGGGGCTTAAACCCAGACAATGTTGTTGAAGCAATTAGATTAACTAATCCTGATGGCATTGACCTATCCAGTGGAGTTGAATTAAGTCCAGGGGTTAAGAACTTAACAAAAGTCCAGGACCTAATTCAAACTTTGCAACCGTTTCGCCCATAA
- a CDS encoding dynamin-like GTPase family protein — protein sequence MSSLTHLCPDLQNTVDQFLQLIHQEPTLQTLDTTQARTSLGKAVSPTFQIVFAGAFSAGKSMLINALLERELLYSAEGHATGTECLIAYAEPQLERVVLTFLSEAEIREQVLILVNRLKLPATIHLNDPSAVQTLQKQAQAIIQQEGGESKSELAKQASALNYLLAGFMHNRERIHTQNNNTFSMEQFNFANIQEAASFARRGINSAVLKRIEYYCHHDLLKDGNVLVDTPGIDAPVKKDADLAYQRIENPDTSAVICVLKAAASGELSTEETELLEKTRSNQGVRDRVFYVFNRIDETWYNTQLRLRLEQLMNDQFTGNLRIYRTSGLLGFYGSQVRRTNGTNRFGLDSIFAESVKNSGGNEETPQFVYAFNNYCANSGKLLGKGFNVYVSGGDTPNDNYVRILTENHERLIEQLVSDSGVEEFRSGVTRYLTEEKRPLLMVNLADDLQPLCISIRKLYLDTWQHLEAQPNDVVAMQEQDLRKLNHELKKAGDDFRLHIEQELNQAIASKDNKTYENDFLKLSQRMVNRLDELLVNFSVADVYRNAQASHKRNSTVPILGILAEAFYYLANGLEDTLVEASQETINNFFAKLQERVHQQPYYRELFRMLGNDGGIEQRLSQVQQSTINAITTIAKNECDSYVRERPEFYTEDTVFIWQLRQAFQRACQQSDCQSLVDAEQSIRDLLKLDFERKVRGTIVFTYRQKVNQTINSSLLEVLNNQAEAILQQYDHARQFMGKTLAKEAEETLKKNQLKKTELEQKIETYNSSVNSINSCLELMGLDRKKLPLILKSDLVLNPTTVYVASPELPPLPNTDAVTP from the coding sequence ATGTCTTCCCTCACCCATCTCTGTCCCGATCTGCAAAACACGGTTGATCAATTCCTGCAACTGATTCACCAAGAGCCAACCCTACAAACTCTTGATACGACCCAGGCCAGAACCTCCCTCGGTAAAGCAGTTTCCCCCACATTTCAAATTGTCTTTGCCGGGGCTTTCAGTGCTGGGAAATCTATGCTCATTAATGCCTTGCTAGAACGAGAACTTCTTTATAGTGCCGAGGGCCATGCTACCGGAACTGAATGCTTAATCGCCTATGCCGAACCTCAACTGGAGCGAGTTGTTTTAACATTCCTCAGTGAAGCGGAAATTCGGGAGCAGGTTTTAATCTTAGTCAACCGCCTCAAGTTGCCAGCCACCATTCACCTTAACGATCCCAGTGCTGTCCAAACTCTCCAAAAACAAGCCCAAGCTATCATCCAACAGGAAGGGGGGGAAAGTAAGTCGGAATTAGCCAAACAGGCCAGTGCCTTAAATTACCTATTGGCCGGATTCATGCACAATCGGGAGCGGATCCATACCCAAAATAACAATACCTTTTCAATGGAGCAGTTTAATTTTGCCAATATCCAAGAAGCAGCCAGTTTTGCGCGACGCGGAATTAATAGTGCTGTCTTAAAACGGATTGAATATTACTGTCACCATGATTTACTGAAGGATGGCAATGTTTTAGTTGATACGCCAGGAATTGATGCTCCCGTCAAAAAAGATGCAGATCTAGCCTATCAACGCATTGAAAACCCTGATACCTCGGCAGTAATTTGTGTTTTAAAAGCAGCGGCATCGGGGGAATTGAGTACCGAAGAAACGGAACTATTAGAGAAAACCCGCAGTAATCAAGGGGTACGAGATCGGGTTTTTTATGTCTTTAATCGGATTGACGAAACCTGGTATAACACCCAACTTCGCCTTCGCCTTGAGCAGTTAATGAATGATCAATTCACTGGCAACTTAAGGATTTATCGTACCAGTGGCCTCTTGGGTTTTTATGGCAGTCAAGTCAGGCGAACGAATGGTACTAATCGGTTTGGCTTAGATAGCATTTTTGCTGAAAGTGTTAAGAATAGTGGCGGTAATGAAGAAACTCCTCAGTTTGTCTATGCCTTTAATAACTACTGTGCTAACTCTGGAAAATTATTGGGGAAGGGGTTTAATGTTTATGTGAGTGGTGGTGATACTCCCAATGACAACTATGTGCGGATTTTGACCGAGAATCATGAGCGATTAATTGAGCAATTAGTTAGTGATAGTGGTGTCGAAGAGTTTCGCTCTGGAGTAACGCGCTATTTAACTGAAGAAAAACGTCCATTGTTGATGGTTAATTTAGCTGATGACTTGCAACCATTATGCATTAGTATTCGTAAGCTATACTTGGATACTTGGCAGCATTTAGAGGCTCAACCTAATGATGTTGTAGCAATGCAGGAGCAAGATTTACGGAAACTCAATCATGAATTGAAAAAAGCAGGCGATGATTTTCGACTACATATTGAACAGGAACTAAACCAGGCTATTGCCAGTAAAGATAACAAAACCTATGAAAATGATTTCCTCAAACTCAGTCAACGCATGGTTAATCGCCTGGATGAGTTATTAGTTAATTTCTCGGTTGCTGATGTTTACCGTAATGCCCAGGCCAGCCACAAACGTAATTCCACTGTTCCCATTTTAGGAATTCTGGCGGAAGCGTTTTATTACCTTGCCAATGGCCTGGAAGATACTCTAGTGGAAGCTTCTCAGGAAACAATTAACAACTTTTTTGCCAAACTCCAGGAACGAGTACACCAACAACCTTACTATCGAGAACTCTTTCGGATGTTAGGCAATGACGGAGGTATTGAACAACGACTCTCCCAAGTCCAGCAAAGTACAATCAATGCCATTACCACGATTGCCAAAAATGAATGTGACAGTTATGTGCGGGAACGTCCAGAATTTTACACGGAAGATACGGTTTTTATTTGGCAACTTCGACAAGCATTTCAACGGGCCTGTCAACAATCAGATTGTCAAAGTTTAGTGGATGCCGAGCAATCAATTCGAGATTTATTAAAGTTAGATTTTGAGCGCAAAGTCCGGGGCACGATTGTTTTTACCTATCGTCAAAAAGTTAACCAAACCATCAACAGTAGTTTACTCGAAGTTTTGAATAATCAGGCCGAGGCAATTTTGCAACAATATGATCATGCGCGACAGTTTATGGGTAAAACCTTGGCCAAAGAAGCAGAGGAGACTTTGAAGAAAAATCAACTCAAGAAAACAGAGCTAGAGCAAAAAATTGAAACCTATAACTCTTCTGTGAACAGTATTAATTCCTGTTTAGAACTCATGGGCCTGGATCGGAAGAAGTTACCCTTAATCTTGAAATCAGATTTGGTCTTAAACCCTACCACTGTTTATGTTGCTTCGCCTGAATTACCTCCGCTGCCCAACACTGATGCTGTAACCCCTTAG
- a CDS encoding KGK domain-containing protein, giving the protein MESEFCPVNNDLSVISFKTGTFKLIDLIEMLTKFGKDWNSSISEQIGAQGKGNIPQKFLFEGVEAELLEPGQLKWIKGKARIKITLEFASDSSFPPKVTESSMLNLDEIRKMSVE; this is encoded by the coding sequence ATGGAGTCTGAATTTTGTCCAGTTAATAACGATCTATCTGTTATTTCATTCAAGACTGGTACTTTTAAGTTAATCGACTTGATTGAGATGCTGACTAAGTTTGGCAAAGATTGGAATTCTTCGATTTCAGAGCAAATTGGTGCACAGGGCAAGGGTAATATTCCTCAAAAGTTTTTATTTGAAGGAGTCGAAGCTGAACTTTTAGAACCAGGACAGTTGAAATGGATTAAAGGGAAAGCACGCATTAAGATTACTCTGGAATTTGCATCTGATTCTTCATTTCCACCTAAAGTTACTGAATCTTCAATGCTAAATCTTGATGAAATTCGTAAAATGAGTGTTGAGTAG
- a CDS encoding Uma2 family endonuclease: MSYLKERLQTDSWVKIPWDEYIQIISDPLYTQAKSYYYKDHMRLEMLPVSFDHGQNHIVLILAVNLFAALKGIPITGLDTTTLRKTGIRDCQPDVSYYLENNAQVIPSGTGIVNLDHYPAPNLVIEIAKSSLLDDVGTKRALYEELGVSEYWVVDVQTPQILAYAVTGLGSQRIQVSQVLPGLGFTLLEEALNRSRETDQSQVVAWLLSQFQTEELSNGL, from the coding sequence GTGAGTTATCTCAAAGAAAGACTACAAACGGATAGTTGGGTAAAAATACCTTGGGATGAGTATATTCAGATAATTTCAGACCCTCTATATACCCAGGCCAAGAGTTATTACTACAAAGACCATATGAGGCTTGAGATGTTACCCGTGAGTTTTGATCATGGACAGAATCATATTGTGCTAATTTTAGCCGTTAATTTGTTTGCAGCACTCAAAGGTATTCCTATCACAGGGTTAGATACAACAACGCTGCGTAAAACTGGAATTCGGGACTGTCAGCCAGATGTGTCTTACTACCTTGAAAATAATGCTCAAGTCATTCCTTCGGGAACAGGTATCGTGAATCTGGATCATTATCCTGCACCTAATCTAGTGATTGAAATTGCCAAGAGTTCATTACTCGATGATGTGGGGACAAAACGGGCATTATACGAGGAATTGGGTGTCAGTGAATATTGGGTTGTAGATGTCCAAACGCCTCAAATTTTAGCCTATGCTGTTACTGGCCTGGGCAGTCAACGAATTCAGGTTTCCCAAGTATTACCAGGCCTGGGATTTACACTACTAGAAGAAGCTCTAAATCGGAGTCGAGAAACGGATCAATCTCAAGTCGTGGCCTGGTTATTAAGTCAGTTTCAAACAGAGGAACTTAGCAATGGACTCTAA
- a CDS encoding KGK domain-containing protein, whose translation MDSNFAPITNEKTVLLIDETAFKYDKLQRSVDRYFTSSTRLNELFSTIQQAGLGNFTQDINIFNDGINCETLEPGYGDWIKGKLRLKFSLEFCPDPPPPPEPESTDINTSPLDEIRQMNVE comes from the coding sequence ATGGACTCTAATTTTGCTCCAATAACAAACGAAAAAACAGTTTTACTGATTGATGAAACTGCTTTTAAGTATGACAAGCTTCAGAGAAGTGTGGATAGATACTTTACATCTAGCACTCGTCTAAATGAGTTATTTAGCACAATTCAGCAAGCTGGTTTAGGAAACTTCACTCAAGATATAAATATTTTCAATGATGGTATAAATTGCGAAACTCTCGAACCTGGATATGGAGACTGGATTAAAGGCAAGCTACGTTTGAAATTTAGTTTAGAATTTTGCCCTGACCCACCTCCACCTCCTGAACCCGAATCCACAGATATTAACACTTCACCACTTGATGAAATTCGACAAATGAATGTTGAATAA
- a CDS encoding catalase — MTESPKLTSASGCPIADGQNALTAGARGPLFMQDVQLLEQMQHFNRERIPERVVHAKGSGAYGTFTVTKPIPEYTRAKFLSEVGKQTDVFLRFSTVAGEKGAADAERDVRGFAVKFYTEEGNWDLVGNNTPVFFIRDPYKFANFIHTQKRHPQTNLRDANMQWDFWSLNPESLHQITILFSDRGLPASYRHMNGYGSHTYSFINAAGSRFWCKFHFKTRQGVKCLTGEESANLIGIDRESHQRDLFNAIERGEFPSWTVKIQVMTEAQAQAFQWNPFDLTKVWPHNQFPLMEIGILELNRNPINYFAEVEQAAFSPSVFPPGIGPSPDKVLQARLMSYPDAQRYRIGANYQQLPVNQPRCPVMHYQRDGAMSTGFGGSSLNYYPNSDDSAPKEAPEFQEPGLSLGDVVADRYDSRDQDDYTQAGNLWRIFSEAEKNRTAQAIAGALGGAKKEIQLRQLCHFFRADQEYGQRVAQALGIEIDPALLK; from the coding sequence ATGACGGAATCACCCAAACTCACATCTGCCTCAGGTTGCCCAATTGCCGATGGACAAAATGCCTTAACCGCTGGTGCCCGTGGCCCTTTATTCATGCAAGATGTCCAACTCCTTGAGCAAATGCAACACTTTAACCGGGAGCGGATACCAGAGCGGGTCGTCCATGCCAAAGGGTCTGGGGCCTATGGAACCTTTACCGTCACTAAACCTATCCCCGAATATACCCGCGCTAAATTTCTCAGCGAAGTCGGTAAACAAACAGATGTCTTTTTGCGATTTTCAACTGTAGCTGGAGAAAAAGGGGCTGCCGATGCGGAGCGGGATGTCCGGGGGTTTGCCGTCAAGTTTTACACCGAAGAAGGCAACTGGGATCTAGTCGGTAACAATACCCCTGTCTTCTTCATTCGCGATCCCTACAAATTTGCCAACTTCATCCATACCCAAAAACGTCATCCCCAGACCAACCTGCGCGATGCCAATATGCAATGGGATTTTTGGTCACTCAACCCTGAATCCTTACACCAAATCACCATCTTGTTTAGTGATCGGGGCTTACCGGCCAGCTATCGGCACATGAACGGCTACGGCAGTCATACCTATTCGTTTATTAATGCGGCTGGATCACGCTTCTGGTGTAAATTCCATTTCAAAACTCGTCAAGGTGTTAAATGTCTCACCGGAGAAGAATCTGCCAACTTAATTGGAATTGACCGCGAGTCCCATCAACGGGATTTATTTAACGCCATTGAGCGAGGTGAGTTTCCCAGTTGGACCGTGAAAATCCAAGTCATGACCGAAGCACAGGCCCAGGCCTTCCAATGGAACCCCTTTGATCTCACTAAAGTTTGGCCCCATAACCAGTTTCCTCTCATGGAAATTGGCATTTTGGAACTGAATCGCAACCCCATCAATTATTTTGCCGAAGTCGAACAGGCCGCCTTTAGTCCTTCCGTTTTTCCCCCTGGTATTGGCCCCAGCCCCGATAAAGTTCTCCAGGCCCGCTTAATGTCTTATCCCGATGCTCAACGCTACCGAATCGGGGCAAACTATCAACAATTACCCGTCAATCAACCCCGCTGTCCGGTCATGCACTATCAACGCGATGGAGCCATGTCCACAGGGTTTGGTGGGAGCAGCTTGAATTACTATCCCAACAGTGATGATTCTGCCCCCAAAGAAGCCCCAGAGTTTCAAGAACCTGGCCTGTCCTTAGGGGATGTGGTTGCTGATCGCTATGACTCACGGGATCAAGATGACTACACCCAGGCCGGGAATTTGTGGCGCATCTTTTCCGAAGCCGAGAAGAACCGCACCGCCCAGGCCATTGCTGGAGCTTTAGGAGGGGCTAAAAAAGAAATCCAACTTCGGCAACTCTGTCACTTTTTCCGTGCCGATCAGGAGTATGGTCAGCGGGTAGCCCAGGCCCTCGGTATTGAGATCGATCCAGCTTTGCTAAAGTAG
- a CDS encoding SH3 domain-containing protein, which produces MWSKTLGTILGLGIILFLLAGGYYLLVMPLTGSPPRPEFENEFPITGPPPKPKTTPVASPSVPQSPPAPSPTPTVAAQEANGTVIEAIGLSVRSGPSRAEATLGGVALNETVTILEASADGEFYRVKTRTGLEGWVIAAGVQANSPIPSPAPESPSPNINSNSQ; this is translated from the coding sequence ATGTGGTCAAAAACCTTAGGAACAATCCTAGGCCTGGGAATTATCCTGTTTCTTTTGGCTGGTGGCTACTATTTACTGGTTATGCCCCTGACTGGTTCACCTCCGCGCCCTGAATTTGAAAATGAATTCCCGATCACCGGCCCACCCCCCAAACCTAAAACCACCCCAGTTGCCAGTCCATCTGTGCCTCAATCACCCCCAGCCCCCAGCCCAACTCCCACAGTCGCAGCCCAAGAAGCCAATGGAACCGTGATCGAAGCGATTGGCTTGAGTGTTCGTAGTGGCCCTAGTCGTGCAGAAGCCACCTTAGGGGGAGTAGCCTTGAATGAAACTGTCACCATTCTAGAAGCCAGTGCTGATGGGGAGTTCTACCGCGTTAAAACCAGGACTGGACTGGAAGGTTGGGTCATCGCTGCCGGGGTACAAGCCAATTCGCCTATCCCTAGCCCAGCCCCAGAATCCCCCAGCCCCAACATTAACTCCAATTCTCAATAA
- a CDS encoding glycosyltransferase family 2 protein: protein MAIGCGLAVLWWKWWSDASFLAPLHSRTIQAQVPLVWLDTTGLPEIYLWLIPLSCWGLAWGLTRLCPKPQLWSRAVMVAILLALLVRYVLWRVLTTLNFDSPSAAVVSVGFLGLELLVLAGQAWQLNWLLYERPKVDPVSDPHLQSQQSLAPIQTAVYAPKVDILIPTYDEPLNILKRTIVGCQALDYENVEIFLLDDTRRPEVRELAAILGCHYLTRPNNLHAKAGNLNHGLEFCQGELVVVFDADFVPTRNFLTRTVGFFADATVGLLQTYQSFYNHDPVARNLGLTDTLPQEVEIFSRHYQVLRDAVESAICYGSAFVVRRAALEAVGGFDVDTLSEDYLTGVRLNSLGYRVLYLEESLSAGLCADDLAGHIQQRLRWARGSLQSFFVGANPLTISGLNRQQRIAHLEGLVQWFHSPIRLIFLLLPLVANGLGLVPIKATIAAWIFYSLPYYLVTLSSFSWLNGRSRSALMSDVYSVLQCVPITITVFQTLLFPFGRSFQVTPKGRQRWNYRLNGRVAWPLLLLLGASLINLLFCAWALLQPAGTVGPWEQIGLAWGIYNLLVLGLAVMACVDGPQVDGFLWFALKRPLTVDIKTSKDWEMSGQVRLLSEGGAVIDLETPIILPPGTTLELEFGKSHFKLLAQAISHGSEQAGPGHELRVMFEELSLPEYRKLVQLLFCQPGQWCWPKSQGELKTLGQLLKTLVRPAWQRYPQGRLTPVVIDLPPGHDLPRSQLPKETFA, encoded by the coding sequence ATGGCGATTGGCTGCGGCCTGGCGGTGCTCTGGTGGAAATGGTGGTCAGATGCTAGTTTCTTAGCTCCCCTGCACAGTCGGACTATTCAGGCCCAAGTCCCTCTCGTTTGGCTGGATACTACCGGCCTACCAGAGATTTATCTATGGTTGATTCCCCTCTCATGTTGGGGCCTGGCCTGGGGCTTGACCCGATTGTGTCCCAAACCCCAATTGTGGTCACGGGCAGTGATGGTGGCAATTCTCCTGGCTCTATTGGTGCGTTATGTTTTGTGGCGGGTGCTGACGACCTTAAACTTTGACTCTCCCTCTGCTGCGGTGGTGAGTGTGGGTTTCTTAGGCCTGGAATTGTTGGTTTTGGCCGGGCAAGCCTGGCAGTTAAATTGGCTGCTTTATGAACGCCCCAAGGTTGACCCGGTCTCCGATCCTCATCTCCAGTCCCAACAATCCTTAGCCCCAATCCAGACCGCGGTTTATGCCCCCAAGGTTGATATCTTAATTCCTACCTACGATGAACCCCTGAATATTCTCAAGCGAACGATTGTCGGGTGTCAGGCTTTGGATTATGAAAACGTTGAAATCTTTTTGCTAGACGATACCCGCCGCCCTGAGGTGAGAGAACTGGCTGCCATTCTCGGCTGTCATTATTTGACGCGCCCTAATAATCTCCATGCCAAAGCTGGAAATCTCAATCATGGCCTGGAGTTTTGCCAGGGGGAACTGGTGGTGGTCTTTGATGCTGACTTTGTGCCAACCCGTAATTTTTTAACCCGGACAGTCGGCTTTTTTGCGGATGCAACCGTTGGCCTTTTGCAAACCTATCAGAGCTTTTATAACCATGATCCTGTAGCCCGTAACCTTGGCTTAACTGATACTCTGCCCCAGGAAGTGGAAATATTTTCCCGCCATTATCAAGTTTTGCGGGATGCCGTCGAGTCTGCCATTTGCTATGGGAGTGCGTTTGTAGTGCGGCGGGCAGCATTGGAAGCGGTCGGAGGATTTGATGTTGATACTCTGAGCGAAGATTATTTGACGGGGGTGCGGCTGAATAGTCTTGGCTATCGGGTGTTGTACCTAGAAGAAAGTTTAAGTGCTGGGCTTTGTGCCGATGACTTAGCAGGACATATTCAACAGCGGTTGCGTTGGGCGAGGGGGAGTTTGCAGTCTTTTTTTGTAGGGGCGAATCCCTTAACCATTTCCGGCCTAAACCGACAACAACGGATCGCCCACCTAGAGGGGTTAGTCCAATGGTTTCATAGCCCCATTCGTTTAATTTTCTTGCTCTTGCCCTTAGTGGCCAATGGCCTGGGCCTGGTGCCGATTAAAGCCACGATTGCCGCTTGGATATTTTATTCCTTGCCCTATTACTTAGTTACCTTGAGCAGTTTTAGCTGGCTGAATGGGCGCAGTCGCTCGGCCTTAATGTCCGATGTTTATAGTGTTTTGCAATGTGTACCGATTACCATCACGGTGTTTCAGACCCTGTTATTTCCCTTTGGACGCTCATTTCAGGTCACTCCCAAGGGACGACAACGCTGGAATTATCGCTTGAATGGAAGGGTGGCCTGGCCGTTATTGCTGTTACTGGGGGCCTCTCTCATTAATTTATTGTTTTGTGCTTGGGCATTGCTGCAACCAGCGGGGACGGTTGGCCCTTGGGAGCAAATTGGCCTGGCCTGGGGTATTTACAATCTCCTGGTTTTGGGCCTGGCGGTGATGGCCTGTGTGGATGGCCCGCAAGTGGATGGGTTTCTCTGGTTTGCCTTAAAGCGGCCCTTAACTGTAGATATAAAAACTAGTAAGGATTGGGAGATGAGCGGCCAGGTGCGGTTGCTTTCGGAAGGGGGGGCTGTTATTGATTTAGAAACACCGATTATCCTTCCCCCTGGGACAACCTTAGAGTTGGAATTTGGTAAATCCCACTTTAAACTTCTTGCCCAGGCCATCAGTCATGGATCGGAACAAGCGGGGCCTGGTCACGAGTTGCGAGTGATGTTTGAGGAGCTAAGTTTACCTGAATATCGCAAGTTGGTGCAGCTTTTGTTCTGTCAGCCTGGTCAGTGGTGTTGGCCGAAATCCCAAGGAGAACTCAAAACCCTTGGACAATTACTTAAAACCCTGGTTCGACCGGCCTGGCAACGGTATCCTCAAGGACGATTAACCCCTGTGGTGATTGATTTACCCCCAGGCCATGATTTACCCAGGTCTCAATTACCCAAAGAAACTTTTGCTTAA
- the fldA gene encoding flavodoxin FldA, whose protein sequence is MTKIGLFYGSQMGNTADIAERIAQAWGGDVVEVQDIAQASPDDLANYPCLIIGCPTWNIGELQSDWEAFFLDLADLDFAGKQVAYFGPGDQVGYADNFMDALGILEAEISRLGGKTVGYWPTEGYDFNESKAVKNGKFVGLALDEDNQAELTDSRIQAWVSQLKGEFQL, encoded by the coding sequence ATGACGAAAATTGGTTTGTTTTATGGCTCTCAGATGGGAAACACGGCCGATATTGCCGAGAGAATTGCCCAGGCCTGGGGTGGGGATGTGGTGGAGGTGCAGGATATTGCCCAGGCCAGCCCCGATGATTTAGCCAACTACCCTTGCTTAATTATTGGCTGTCCAACTTGGAATATTGGCGAACTCCAAAGTGATTGGGAGGCTTTTTTCCTGGACTTGGCTGACCTTGACTTTGCAGGCAAACAGGTGGCTTACTTTGGGCCTGGGGATCAGGTGGGCTATGCTGACAACTTTATGGATGCCCTGGGGATTTTAGAGGCAGAAATCTCTCGTTTGGGGGGCAAGACGGTGGGATATTGGCCCACAGAGGGGTATGACTTTAATGAATCTAAGGCGGTTAAAAATGGCAAGTTTGTGGGTCTAGCTTTGGATGAGGATAATCAAGCGGAACTAACTGACTCCCGCATCCAGGCCTGGGTGAGCCAACTTAAAGGAGAGTTTCAACTCTAG